The window ACCGCGCTGGCTTTACGTCGCTCTTTACATCCTGCTCGGCTGGGCCGCCATGATGTACATCGTGGACTTGTTCCAAGCGAACGTGGCCATGATGATCCTTGTCGTCGTTGGTGGCCTTGCCTACACCGCCGGCGCTGTGATCTATGGGCTCAAGAAGCCCAACCCCATTCCGGGCGTCTTTGGCTTCCATGAGATCTTCCACACCCTCACGGTTGTGGCCTTTATGTGCCACTGGACGGCAATCTTGCTGATTGCTCTCCACCCCGCCTATAACGCTTAGAGGTTGTTGTCGGCCCAGATCACAATGGCGTCGTAGTGATACTTTCCTAGACCTTCGGCAATACCTTCATAGGAATCCCGATAGGGCGAGGGCATGAGATAACTCAGGGCTAGGTTCTTGTATGCCTCACGAGTGGGCTTCCAAAACTGTGTGGTGAATTCGTAATGCTGACGCACAGCTTCCTGGACTGCCTCGGCACTGGCGGGTAAACCTTCATTCAGACCAGCTACAAACTGCTGCGTGATCGCATCAAATGCTGCGGTGAACTGCTCGTTCTGCTCTTTCGAGTAGTCGTTGCTGTATTGCTCGGAATACATTCCAAATTGATTGGACATGCTGCTACTTCTCTGAAGCCGAACCTTCGGCCGCTTCTTCAGCGTCCAACTTGGCCTGAATATCCGCACGCATGTTTACCTTGCGCATCCGGCGAACCATGTCTAGGAGCAAGAGCAAGGTCAGGCCAGCAACCAGGATGGTGGCAAAGAAACCAACAGGACCAGGTGAGACCAGCTGTGGATCAATGGTTTCTTTTGCAAAAAGCACGGTTCCTCCGAGGGGTTTGTAGCCAATAGCCTTGATATAGAGCGTACCGCCGAAAAGCTGTGAGCTTGCCGTCACCAAGGAGTCCGATGAGCACCGAGAACACACTCGCTGACCGTTATGGTCGACCAGCGACACCTCGGGGACCCATCCGGCGCAATCTCGGTGTGATCATTACCTCCGCAGTAATTATCATCGCGCTGACGCTTTGGGCCATCAGCACAGATGCCTTGGGATTTGGCCCCCAAGCCGAAGCTCGTGACCTCGGTTACAAAAACCTCACTGACACCAGCGTGACAGTGGAATTCGAACTCACGGCAACTCCTGGACATGAAGTGGCCTGCGCCATCCAAGCCAAGAACACCGCTTTCGCCATTGTGGGCTGGAAGGTATTTGTCTATCCCCCTTCCAGTCAGCGAATTCGCGACTTTTCAGAGACCATCACCACCAGCCAGCCAGCCACCACGGGTTTGGTCTACCGTTGTTGGCTCACCTAGGCTGAAAAGTATGGCTAGCGAAGAAATCAAAGAAACATGGCTCACCCAAGAGGCGTATGACCGCCTCAAGGGAGAACTCGACACCCTGTCCACGACGGGTCGTGAAGAGATTGCCAAGCGCATTGAAGCAGCCCGCGAAGAGGGTGACCTCAAAGAGAACGGCGGCTACCACGCTGCCAAGGACGAGCAGGGCAAGATCGAGGCTCGTATTCGCACCCTGACTGCACTGCTCAAGGACGTCAAGGTGGGCGAAGCTCCCGAAAGCTCTGGCGTTGTGGAGACCGGAACGGTCATCACCGCAACCATTGCCGGTGAAGAATCTGTCTTCCTGCTTGGTAACCGCGAGATTGCCGCTGGCACCGACTACACCGTTTATAGCGAAAGCAGCCCCATGGGCGCTGCGATCCTCGGCCTCAAGGTCGGCGAGAAGACTGTCTTCACTGCTCCCAACGGCAAAGACATTGCGGTTGAGGTCATCAACGTAGCCACCTTCACCGGCTAACAAAGAACTCCAGCAATAAAGCCTCCCCGATGGGGAGGCTTTATTCGTTAAGACTTAGATGTCGTCGCTGATGCGGACTTTGTAGCCCTCATCGCGCAGGGCCTTGACGACCTGTTTGCGGTGTTCCTTGCCACGGGTTTCGATGTGGAGTTCGAGTTCGACTTCACTGATCTGCAAACCACGTCCGTGACGGGTGTGCAGTACCTCAACCACGTTGGCGTTCTGTTCGGACACAATCTCTGCCGTGCGGGCCAGCTGACCGGGACGGTCAGGAAGCATGACGCGGAGTTTGAGATAACGCTCGGAAGCAGCAAGACCATGACCCACGATGCGCTGCAGTAGAAGAGGGTCGATGTTTCCACCCGAGAGGATGGCAACGGTCTTTCCGCTCTTCTTGATCTTCTTCGCCATGATGGCGGCAACACCGACAGCACCTGCTGGCTCGACAACGAGCTTTGCTCGTTCGAGCAGCATGACCAAAGCACGGGCAGTGTCATCATCCGAGACGGTGACGACCTCATCCACGGTGTCCTTGATGATGTCG of the Aurantimicrobium photophilum genome contains:
- a CDS encoding TipAS antibiotic-recognition domain-containing protein; translated protein: MSNQFGMYSEQYSNDYSKEQNEQFTAAFDAITQQFVAGLNEGLPASAEAVQEAVRQHYEFTTQFWKPTREAYKNLALSYLMPSPYRDSYEGIAEGLGKYHYDAIVIWADNNL
- a CDS encoding DUF4307 domain-containing protein, whose amino-acid sequence is MSTENTLADRYGRPATPRGPIRRNLGVIITSAVIIIALTLWAISTDALGFGPQAEARDLGYKNLTDTSVTVEFELTATPGHEVACAIQAKNTAFAIVGWKVFVYPPSSQRIRDFSETITTSQPATTGLVYRCWLT
- the greA gene encoding transcription elongation factor GreA — encoded protein: MASEEIKETWLTQEAYDRLKGELDTLSTTGREEIAKRIEAAREEGDLKENGGYHAAKDEQGKIEARIRTLTALLKDVKVGEAPESSGVVETGTVITATIAGEESVFLLGNREIAAGTDYTVYSESSPMGAAILGLKVGEKTVFTAPNGKDIAVEVINVATFTG